One Anolis carolinensis isolate JA03-04 chromosome 5, rAnoCar3.1.pri, whole genome shotgun sequence DNA segment encodes these proteins:
- the LOC103279038 gene encoding palmitoyltransferase ZDHHC12, producing MASSATKQESCSDAAVCHSNLLNLADLQMKLQTFHQETSYENILASRTRNGIVLGFEDADGTTSLSILQQHYFKNIFPDMQPTSLSLNWRTWMFNAHGESKTAILFFYGCTLLWGYPTYLFWIIPLSFNTLWYIHVTFLLGNALMWFFFLRASIMSPGFLPRDTDEYYMVMRQVDSLNCWEEGKVLLSRLCHRCHLVKPLRAKHCHIVNRCVAGFDHYCPFIYNNVGYRNRPYFVGFLATMCLNSLSGINLCWNWFHVMGRSIFIGTGFLFLCIIAVISAIMTSMCVYMAAVNLTTTECLKPAKCTYLLNHQGKFFNPFDRGIILNIMEFFNVIKPLTENGPKRAQMTSV from the exons ATGGCATCATCTGCCACCAAACAAGAGTCCTGCTCTGACGCTGCAGTTTGTCATTCTAATCTCTTGAACCTGGCAGATCTGCAAATGAAGCTACAAACTTTTCACCAGGAAACCTCATATGAAAACATTCTAGCCAGTCGGACAAGG AATGGAATAGTTCTAGGTTTTGAAGATGCAGATGGAACCACATCGCTATCAATCTTGCAGCaacattatttcaaaaatatatttccagACATGCAACCAACAAGCCTGTCACTGAACTGGAG aacATGGATGTTTAACGCTCATGGTGAATCAAAGACGGCTATCCTTTTCTTTTACGGCTGTACGCTGCTCTGGGGTTACCCAACCTATCTCTTTTGG ATCATACCATTATCATTTAATACATTGTGGTATATTCATGTGACCTTCCTCCTCGGCAATGCACTGATGTGGTTTTTCTTCTTAAGAGCTTCAATAATGAGTCCAGGTTTCCTCCCTCGAGACACAGATGAATATTACATGGTCATGagacag GTGGATTCTCTTAATTGTTGGGAAGAGGGCAAAGTCTTGTTGAGCAGACTGTGTCATAGATGCCATCTTGTGAAGCCTCTCCGAGCAAAACATTGTCATATTGTCAACCGCTGTGTGGCTGGCTTTGATCATTACTGCCCTTTTATCTACAACAATGTGGGATACAGGAACAG GCCATATTTTGTAGGTTTCCTCGCTACTATGTGCCTGAACTCTCTATCTGGGATAAATCTGTGCTGGAACTGGTTTCATGTCATGGGACGTAGCATTTTCATTGGGACTGGATTTCTCTTTCTTTGCATCATTGCAGTGATTTCAGCAATCATGACATCAATGTGT GTTTACATGGCTGCAGTCAACTTAACTACCACAGAATGTCTGAAACCTGCTAAATGTACTTATCTTCTGAACCATCAAGGAAAATTCTTCAATCCGTTTGATAGAGGAATTATACTAAACATCATGGAATTCTTCAATGTCATCAAGCCTCTAACTGAGAATGGACCAAAAAGAGCACAGATGACATCAGTCTGA